One Pseudodesulfovibrio cashew DNA window includes the following coding sequences:
- a CDS encoding glycosyltransferase family 2 protein — translation MDDILISIILPTYNRARFLPRALDSVLKQTHERWEVILVDDGSTDETAEVLRNFPDPRIRCYFQENRGVSAARNMGYTQCSGEMMALLDSDDEWMPTKLEIQLRYMRENGFEISQTNEIWYRGGKRVNQPAKYAKPEGWFFEAALSMCLISPACTMFTRAAWETIGPFDESMPSCEDYDMWLRACLAFPVGLVREPLTIKHGGRADQLSNCVPCADLYRIRALVKILQCGKLDASQRALAMRELENKVAIYRQGCEKRGKTDEAEKVWNLFCMVREGKEVPLKALC, via the coding sequence ATGGACGACATCCTCATTTCCATCATCCTTCCCACCTATAACCGGGCCAGGTTTTTGCCCCGAGCCCTGGACTCGGTGCTTAAGCAGACCCATGAGCGCTGGGAGGTCATCCTGGTTGACGACGGGTCCACCGATGAAACCGCCGAGGTCTTGCGTAACTTTCCTGATCCGCGGATTCGCTGTTACTTTCAGGAGAACAGGGGTGTTTCAGCAGCCAGAAACATGGGGTACACCCAGTGCTCAGGCGAGATGATGGCTCTGCTTGATTCTGACGACGAGTGGATGCCCACCAAGCTGGAGATCCAGCTGCGCTATATGCGGGAGAACGGTTTCGAGATATCTCAGACCAACGAGATATGGTACCGTGGCGGCAAACGGGTCAACCAGCCCGCAAAGTACGCCAAGCCTGAGGGATGGTTCTTCGAGGCAGCGCTTTCCATGTGTCTGATCAGCCCGGCATGTACCATGTTTACCCGTGCGGCGTGGGAGACCATAGGGCCTTTCGACGAGTCCATGCCCTCTTGTGAAGACTACGATATGTGGCTCAGGGCGTGCCTCGCCTTTCCCGTTGGCCTGGTCAGGGAGCCGTTGACCATCAAGCACGGCGGACGGGCCGACCAGCTTTCCAACTGCGTGCCCTGCGCAGACCTTTATCGAATCCGCGCGCTGGTAAAAATCCTGCAATGTGGAAAACTTGACGCTTCCCAGAGGGCACTGGCCATGAGGGAGTTGGAGAACAAGGTTGCCATTTACCGCCAAGGGTGTGAAAAAAGAGGAAAAACAGATGAGGCGGAAAAGGTCTGGAACCTGTTTTGCATGGTGCGTGAGGGGAAAGAAGTTCCCTTGAAAGCGCTGTGTTAG
- a CDS encoding tetratricopeptide repeat protein has protein sequence MPSIENLINDLPEISQSRLVASGYGVWIVWKDKLNNAVKNTLREYGALCVAEELDQALWFCNTTEVFRALARLYIWARVNPMPVSCQVIPLTFLVDYDMNYSVSLSPELDHQEASSPGDLEILIHPKLKNTVNDILGLSLQIRGGIPGLAPVEWFTMVADQGLDYETFCKWYYIIKPLGSLSEKEANKGWRELVLEIVELLRRLGLRYISDMEKGALILPLESFQLLRSFCSEMLKLIKRLKEDPEGGYWPVVMAAVPQQEYEFTSDLPQKIGLDWNRLSPDYPHVRLVDGFLLSEWFYMSETRYGVDAVSLDSWCTLALREDGGRLDHGTMQVALAHTLVNGENSHCFYCGQTGHKPRDCPSKQLEKPHPKVWQELAKTDVKDFTKGFSGVDAAVAEEDGSGSMLKLLSSHKGLESLMLRAVYEINAPAQLRFLRIVWRTRAKDWVEGMRQLAPQEGDFVWDALQRIESGDLENAEVQIKEAQLKYPRSYQPHSLWGFWTMESGDTNQALFHWQEAERMSYTPLQQGYFSYLQARLLEVDGNLKDAINTYKHANTYSPTWVDPVYRQGVCMVKMGFTGQAMDVFSDLIERDPHIFNRILVDPELDRGRVQLMSALWERWAEADEMVSAAKGRVSELRDDIARRFDENHSYYELGLEELDRLEKLAVTNNYVAYRQLLRGTDKFKQNLDGEVRREIKRIDSNLDYQAERIRDIQHEAAWFPFPKLLLEFNKDFNFCVDKINWIKTQQLKEPDKFRKALKFIDEIEEHIESLQGRLVTLRIVRDSTLFVLMLGRNFIWFELLGLGLALAAIPATLYFTQGMEGIWLLDAIREQRWEFSKGLVIIISVLCLVLAVLKSGITFDKRKRELFDQIEKEMSKSAPKRY, from the coding sequence GTGCCGTCCATTGAAAATCTCATAAATGACCTGCCGGAGATCAGCCAATCCCGTCTGGTGGCGTCCGGGTACGGCGTCTGGATTGTCTGGAAGGACAAACTCAACAACGCGGTAAAGAACACCCTGAGGGAATACGGCGCTCTGTGCGTGGCCGAGGAGTTGGACCAGGCCCTCTGGTTTTGCAATACCACTGAGGTGTTCCGTGCACTGGCCAGGCTCTACATATGGGCCCGCGTCAACCCCATGCCGGTCTCCTGCCAGGTGATCCCGCTGACCTTCCTGGTGGACTACGACATGAACTATTCCGTGTCCCTGTCGCCGGAGCTAGATCACCAGGAAGCCTCTTCGCCCGGCGACCTTGAGATACTGATTCATCCCAAGCTCAAGAACACGGTAAACGACATCCTCGGCCTGTCGCTCCAGATTCGTGGAGGCATCCCGGGCCTGGCTCCCGTTGAATGGTTCACCATGGTGGCCGACCAGGGTCTGGACTACGAAACCTTCTGCAAGTGGTATTACATCATAAAGCCCCTGGGGAGCCTGTCGGAAAAGGAAGCCAACAAGGGGTGGAGGGAACTTGTCCTTGAGATCGTCGAGCTGTTGAGGAGGCTTGGGCTCCGCTACATCTCAGACATGGAGAAGGGCGCCCTTATTCTGCCTCTTGAGAGCTTCCAATTGCTCAGATCCTTTTGCAGCGAGATGTTGAAGTTGATCAAGCGGCTCAAGGAGGATCCGGAAGGGGGCTACTGGCCTGTGGTTATGGCCGCCGTTCCGCAGCAGGAGTACGAGTTCACCTCGGACCTGCCTCAGAAGATCGGCCTGGATTGGAACAGGCTTTCGCCCGATTACCCCCATGTGCGCTTGGTAGATGGCTTTCTCCTCTCCGAGTGGTTCTATATGAGCGAGACCCGCTACGGGGTCGATGCGGTTTCCCTGGACTCGTGGTGCACCTTGGCTCTGCGTGAGGACGGGGGACGGCTGGATCATGGGACCATGCAGGTGGCCTTGGCCCACACTTTGGTGAACGGCGAGAATTCCCATTGTTTCTATTGCGGTCAGACAGGGCACAAGCCAAGGGATTGCCCGTCCAAGCAGTTGGAAAAGCCCCATCCCAAGGTCTGGCAGGAGCTTGCCAAGACCGACGTGAAGGATTTCACCAAGGGGTTCAGCGGAGTCGACGCCGCCGTGGCGGAAGAGGACGGGAGCGGGTCCATGCTCAAGCTGCTCAGTTCCCACAAGGGGCTGGAAAGCCTCATGCTCCGTGCGGTGTATGAAATCAACGCGCCGGCCCAGTTGCGCTTTCTGCGGATCGTCTGGCGTACGAGGGCCAAGGATTGGGTGGAAGGCATGCGCCAATTGGCGCCCCAGGAAGGAGATTTCGTCTGGGACGCTCTCCAGAGGATCGAGAGCGGGGACCTCGAGAACGCCGAGGTACAGATCAAGGAGGCCCAGCTCAAGTACCCACGGAGCTACCAGCCTCATTCCCTCTGGGGATTCTGGACTATGGAGAGCGGTGATACGAATCAGGCGCTCTTTCATTGGCAGGAAGCCGAGCGCATGAGCTACACGCCGTTGCAGCAAGGTTATTTTTCCTATCTTCAGGCGCGGTTACTCGAGGTTGACGGCAACTTGAAGGACGCCATCAACACGTATAAGCACGCCAATACCTATTCCCCCACCTGGGTCGATCCGGTCTACCGCCAGGGCGTGTGCATGGTAAAGATGGGGTTCACCGGCCAGGCCATGGACGTTTTCTCCGATCTCATCGAGCGAGACCCGCATATCTTCAACCGGATCCTCGTTGATCCCGAGTTGGACCGGGGCCGGGTCCAGCTCATGAGCGCGCTTTGGGAACGCTGGGCCGAGGCGGATGAAATGGTCTCCGCCGCAAAAGGGCGGGTCAGCGAGCTTCGGGACGATATTGCCCGGAGGTTCGACGAGAATCACAGTTATTACGAGCTGGGCCTGGAGGAGTTGGACCGGCTGGAGAAACTGGCCGTAACCAACAATTACGTGGCCTACCGGCAGTTGCTCCGGGGCACGGACAAATTCAAGCAGAATCTGGACGGTGAAGTCAGGCGTGAGATCAAACGGATCGACTCAAATCTGGATTACCAGGCTGAGCGAATCCGGGACATCCAGCATGAGGCCGCCTGGTTCCCGTTTCCCAAGTTGTTGTTGGAGTTCAACAAGGACTTCAACTTCTGTGTGGACAAGATCAACTGGATCAAAACGCAGCAGCTCAAGGAGCCCGACAAGTTCCGCAAGGCCCTCAAGTTCATTGACGAGATCGAGGAACACATAGAGTCCCTCCAGGGACGTCTGGTGACCCTGCGCATCGTCCGCGACAGCACGCTGTTCGTTCTCATGCTGGGGCGCAATTTCATTTGGTTCGAACTGTTGGGCCTGGGCCTTGCCCTGGCCGCCATCCCTGCGACCCTCTATTTCACCCAGGGGATGGAGGGGATATGGCTGCTGGACGCCATCCGAGAGCAGCGATGGGAGTTCTCCAAGGGTTTGGTGATCATTATTAGCGTCCTTTGCCTGGTCCTGGCCGTACTCAAGAGCGGCATCACCTTCGATAAGCGAAAGCGTGAATTGTTCGACCAGATCGAAAAGGAGATGAGCAAGTCCGCGCCCAAGCGATACTGA
- a CDS encoding NFACT RNA binding domain-containing protein, giving the protein MEANFFRFLAAELGTLLTDRRIDKVFGPAPGVWTIKIQNPGEPMHLLFRPAKPAGHLFISPIKPVNPQQVPAMAMWFRKRLRNRRILGFHTDWPNLRLALELSPRSDPPCGPFLILDARNGMELADELPPEFDAQPEWPALEDVLADEEIWREYPHISPPLRKALTKLDHNEALGLYLSVASGTTQNFYLAQTARGWQPPLAWSTGAKEEDCFSSALDAANAHGERTLFPLMEMEEEKPAQTLLKRARKKVRRNLARLDEEEARLQKLAAEKRKAEAMQAELYRFKDKEGLETVTVTHPELGEMTVELNPHLTPTENMERYFRMADKAERGFPHIRRRRKELLAELKRLEDGTLPEFQLPSKEERGPDGPPPLPKRYKGLAVSLFRSSDGFTIIRGKNKQANHQMLSKAASPFDYWFHIADGPSSHVILKRDHPGHEVPESTLAEAAILCGLKSYRRDDGKAEIMYALVKDVRKVKGFAQGQVMVDAKQGSLRVDLDPSLEEKLA; this is encoded by the coding sequence ATGGAGGCAAATTTTTTCCGCTTCCTCGCAGCCGAGTTGGGCACCCTGCTGACAGACCGCCGGATAGACAAGGTATTCGGCCCGGCTCCTGGCGTCTGGACCATTAAAATCCAGAATCCGGGCGAGCCCATGCACCTGCTCTTTAGGCCCGCCAAACCGGCGGGCCATCTTTTTATTTCCCCCATCAAACCGGTCAATCCACAGCAGGTTCCGGCCATGGCCATGTGGTTCCGGAAGAGGTTGCGCAATCGCCGCATCCTCGGATTCCACACGGACTGGCCCAATCTCCGCCTCGCCTTGGAGCTGTCTCCGCGCTCCGATCCTCCGTGCGGCCCGTTCCTCATCCTGGACGCGCGAAACGGCATGGAACTCGCCGACGAACTCCCCCCTGAATTCGACGCTCAGCCAGAATGGCCCGCTTTGGAGGACGTCCTGGCCGACGAGGAAATCTGGCGCGAGTATCCCCACATCTCCCCTCCCCTGCGCAAGGCCTTGACCAAACTGGACCACAACGAAGCGCTGGGGCTCTATCTTTCCGTGGCGAGCGGCACCACGCAGAACTTTTATCTGGCGCAGACGGCTCGAGGCTGGCAACCGCCCCTTGCCTGGTCCACGGGCGCCAAGGAGGAGGATTGCTTTTCCTCGGCTCTGGATGCAGCCAACGCCCATGGCGAACGAACTCTGTTTCCGCTGATGGAAATGGAAGAGGAAAAACCCGCCCAGACCCTGCTGAAGCGGGCGCGCAAAAAAGTCCGGCGAAACCTCGCCCGGCTGGACGAAGAAGAGGCTCGACTGCAGAAGCTGGCCGCCGAAAAGCGCAAGGCCGAAGCCATGCAGGCGGAGCTTTACCGATTCAAGGACAAGGAAGGGCTGGAAACGGTCACGGTTACCCATCCGGAACTCGGTGAAATGACTGTGGAGCTCAACCCCCACCTGACCCCCACCGAAAACATGGAACGCTACTTCAGGATGGCGGACAAGGCGGAACGAGGCTTTCCGCATATTCGACGTCGACGCAAGGAGCTGCTGGCCGAACTGAAGCGGCTGGAGGACGGCACCCTGCCTGAGTTCCAACTCCCGTCAAAAGAGGAACGCGGACCGGATGGCCCACCGCCGCTGCCAAAGCGCTACAAGGGTCTGGCCGTGTCCCTGTTCCGATCGTCAGACGGTTTCACAATCATCAGGGGCAAGAACAAGCAGGCCAACCACCAGATGTTGAGCAAGGCGGCCTCGCCCTTCGACTACTGGTTTCACATTGCGGACGGCCCCAGCTCGCACGTAATCCTCAAGCGGGATCACCCCGGCCACGAGGTGCCGGAATCCACCCTGGCCGAGGCGGCCATCCTCTGCGGCCTGAAGAGCTATCGCCGGGACGACGGCAAGGCTGAGATCATGTACGCCCTGGTCAAGGACGTGCGCAAGGTCAAGGGGTTCGCTCAGGGCCAGGTCATGGTCGACGCCAAGCAGGGCTCCCTGCGCGTGGACCTGGACCCGTCCCTCGAAGAAAAGCTGGCATGA
- the dksA gene encoding RNA polymerase-binding protein DksA — protein sequence MEQKDLQFFKDMLTGMLDDTLRKSEETIEDMTESGEVYADPADRATAESDRAFTLRLRDRERKLVKKIQKAVERIEDGEYGICQECGDDISIARLKARPMTTLCINCKSKQEADEAVRGD from the coding sequence ATGGAACAGAAAGATCTGCAGTTTTTCAAGGACATGCTTACCGGCATGCTGGACGATACGCTCAGGAAGAGCGAGGAGACCATTGAAGACATGACCGAGTCCGGCGAGGTCTACGCCGATCCGGCGGATCGCGCCACCGCGGAATCCGACCGCGCCTTTACACTGCGTCTGCGTGACCGCGAGCGCAAGCTGGTAAAGAAAATCCAGAAGGCAGTGGAGCGCATCGAGGACGGGGAATACGGCATCTGCCAGGAGTGCGGCGACGATATCTCCATCGCGCGCCTCAAGGCCCGCCCCATGACTACGCTGTGCATCAACTGTAAAAGCAAGCAGGAAGCGGACGAAGCCGTTCGCGGCGACTAG
- the gpmA gene encoding 2,3-diphosphoglycerate-dependent phosphoglycerate mutase — translation MHKLVLVRHGQSEWNLSNRFTGWTDVDLTEQGIGEAVSGGKLLREAGFSFDVAHTSFLKRAIRTLWLIQDEMDLLWLPVQKTWRLNERHYGALQGLNKAETAAKYGDEQVFVWRRSFDVPPPELDPSDERSPANDPRYATLAPEEIPLSESLKKTIDRTMPYWFKVIEPQIRADRRVLIVAHGNSLRGLVKYLDGMSDEEITQLNIPTGVPLVYELDENLRPLTHYYLGDPEAVAKAAEAVANQAKGG, via the coding sequence ATGCACAAATTGGTACTTGTCCGGCACGGGCAGAGCGAGTGGAATCTATCCAACCGGTTCACAGGCTGGACCGACGTGGACCTCACCGAACAGGGTATCGGCGAGGCCGTTTCCGGCGGGAAGCTTTTGCGCGAGGCCGGTTTCAGCTTCGATGTGGCCCACACCTCTTTTTTGAAGCGAGCCATCCGCACCCTCTGGCTGATTCAGGATGAGATGGACCTGCTTTGGCTTCCGGTGCAAAAGACATGGCGGCTCAACGAGCGCCACTATGGCGCGCTGCAAGGGTTGAACAAGGCGGAGACCGCCGCCAAATATGGCGACGAACAGGTCTTTGTCTGGCGTCGCAGTTTCGACGTGCCTCCGCCGGAGCTCGACCCTTCAGATGAACGTTCGCCCGCCAACGACCCTCGCTATGCAACCCTCGCTCCTGAAGAAATTCCGTTGAGCGAATCCCTCAAAAAGACCATCGACCGGACAATGCCCTACTGGTTCAAGGTCATCGAGCCGCAGATTCGGGCGGACCGTCGGGTGCTGATCGTGGCTCATGGCAACTCCCTGCGCGGCTTGGTAAAATACCTTGACGGCATGAGCGATGAGGAGATTACCCAACTGAATATACCCACCGGTGTGCCCCTGGTTTACGAGCTGGATGAGAACCTCAGGCCGCTTACCCATTACTACCTGGGCGATCCCGAAGCCGTGGCCAAGGCCGCCGAAGCGGTTGCCAATCAGGCCAAGGGAGGGTAA
- a CDS encoding phosphatidylserine decarboxylase family protein, producing the protein MHKPSVGVALEGLPYIIISAFATLLFAVLDCWFMALLLLGLTCFIGHFFRDPERVGPENADAVCSPADGRVIKVARETDPVSGESRQVIAIFMNVFNVHVNRMPVSGKIELIRYIPGKFFNASFDKASEDNERNVVVVTGKGNQRFTMVQIAGLIARRIVCWAEPQDKLKRGERFGLIKFGSRVDLYIPDGYEPTVTIGQKVVAGETAVADKRKA; encoded by the coding sequence ATGCACAAACCGTCCGTCGGCGTTGCCCTGGAAGGGCTGCCCTACATCATCATCTCCGCCTTTGCGACCCTGCTTTTCGCCGTACTGGACTGTTGGTTCATGGCGCTTCTGCTTTTGGGCCTGACCTGCTTCATCGGCCACTTCTTCCGCGATCCCGAGCGCGTGGGCCCGGAAAACGCCGATGCCGTGTGTTCCCCTGCGGATGGCCGTGTGATCAAGGTCGCCAGGGAAACCGATCCGGTCTCCGGCGAGTCCCGTCAGGTCATCGCCATATTCATGAACGTCTTCAACGTGCACGTGAACCGCATGCCGGTCTCGGGCAAGATCGAACTCATTCGCTACATCCCCGGCAAATTTTTCAATGCCTCCTTCGACAAGGCGAGCGAGGACAACGAACGGAACGTCGTGGTCGTCACGGGCAAAGGTAACCAGCGGTTTACCATGGTCCAGATCGCGGGCCTCATCGCCCGGCGTATCGTCTGCTGGGCCGAACCTCAGGATAAACTCAAGCGCGGAGAGCGGTTTGGTTTGATTAAGTTTGGTTCCAGAGTTGACCTTTACATCCCGGATGGCTATGAACCAACTGTCACCATCGGCCAGAAGGTCGTTGCCGGCGAGACCGCAGTGGCGGACAAGCGTAAGGCGTAA
- the pssA gene encoding CDP-diacylglycerol--serine O-phosphatidyltransferase has product MAKEKKLPRHKSVYLLPNLLTTASLFLGFLGLTWAIKGDYASCALCILSSCVFDGLDGKVARLTGTTSEFGVQLDSLADLVAFGVVPATMAYLWMLNDFGRLGLMAAFLFMACGALRLARFNVQAATSSKKHFVGLPIPAAACTLATLVLFTEYVPEQYMHSVLPIFTLGLVYVLSFFMVSTVRFYSFKEISAFKAHAFSWMVTAVLLFSLIASRPKVLGFVFFMGYLISGPIYTLVLLSRYGKRLLRDSSSEELG; this is encoded by the coding sequence ATGGCCAAGGAAAAGAAATTGCCGCGCCACAAGAGCGTCTACCTCCTTCCGAACCTGCTGACTACGGCCAGCTTGTTTCTCGGCTTTTTGGGATTGACCTGGGCAATCAAGGGGGACTACGCCTCCTGCGCCCTGTGCATCCTGTCGAGTTGCGTGTTCGACGGACTGGACGGCAAAGTGGCCCGCCTGACCGGCACCACCAGCGAGTTCGGGGTCCAGTTGGACTCCCTGGCTGACTTGGTGGCCTTCGGCGTGGTCCCGGCAACCATGGCCTATCTCTGGATGCTCAACGACTTTGGCCGGCTGGGGCTCATGGCAGCGTTTCTGTTCATGGCCTGCGGTGCTTTGCGCCTGGCCCGATTCAACGTCCAGGCGGCCACCAGTTCCAAGAAGCACTTCGTGGGCTTGCCTATTCCTGCGGCGGCCTGCACCCTGGCCACCTTGGTCCTCTTCACCGAGTATGTGCCCGAGCAGTATATGCACTCCGTGCTGCCCATCTTCACGCTCGGCTTGGTCTATGTGTTGTCCTTCTTCATGGTCAGCACCGTCCGCTTTTATTCCTTCAAGGAAATCAGTGCCTTCAAGGCGCATGCCTTCAGTTGGATGGTCACCGCCGTCCTGCTCTTCTCCCTGATTGCCTCGCGCCCCAAGGTGCTGGGCTTCGTCTTCTTCATGGGCTACCTCATCTCCGGCCCGATCTACACCCTCGTTCTACTATCCCGCTACGGCAAACGACTACTACGGGATAGCTCCAGCGAAGAGCTAGGTTAG
- a CDS encoding EamA family transporter, with amino-acid sequence MTWFFLSLSAAFCMASNSAYLKRFFSDVSPWEMSIIPFLYAAPLCAIGLLFVDKPEIGPGFYPAMAWVLPLTMVGFILHYRAIHLSPLSLTLPFLSFTPVFVLVSGDLILHETLSLPGMAGMLLVVAGGYVINLDSARFGILGPIKAIFREPGSLLMLIVAAIYALTSVGGKVMIIHSSPMYTSMLLFSLLGLLIPLVLIGTGKASARAVTRKPLLAMGSGLILFCEVLSHNMAMSMAAAAYMITIKRMAGIFSVIYGRVLFKERGISYRLAGTLIMTAGAAAIVIYG; translated from the coding sequence ATGACTTGGTTCTTCCTCTCTCTTTCGGCGGCATTCTGCATGGCGTCCAACTCCGCCTATCTGAAACGGTTCTTCTCGGACGTCTCGCCGTGGGAGATGAGCATCATACCTTTTCTCTATGCCGCGCCCCTTTGCGCCATAGGGCTGCTGTTCGTTGACAAGCCCGAGATCGGCCCGGGCTTCTACCCGGCCATGGCGTGGGTCCTACCGTTGACCATGGTCGGCTTCATCCTGCACTACCGCGCCATCCACCTTTCGCCTCTATCGCTTACCCTGCCCTTTCTCAGCTTCACGCCTGTCTTCGTGCTGGTCTCTGGAGACCTGATCCTGCATGAGACGCTCAGCCTGCCCGGCATGGCGGGAATGTTACTGGTGGTCGCCGGTGGCTACGTGATCAATCTGGACAGCGCCCGATTCGGCATTCTCGGCCCGATCAAGGCGATTTTCAGGGAACCGGGCTCACTGCTGATGCTGATCGTGGCCGCCATCTACGCCCTGACCTCGGTAGGCGGCAAGGTGATGATCATCCACTCCTCGCCGATGTACACGTCCATGCTGCTCTTCAGCCTGCTGGGTCTGCTCATCCCTCTGGTACTCATCGGCACGGGCAAGGCGTCGGCCAGAGCCGTGACGCGCAAACCGCTGCTCGCCATGGGCTCCGGTCTTATCCTGTTCTGCGAGGTCCTCAGCCACAACATGGCCATGTCCATGGCCGCCGCAGCTTACATGATCACCATAAAAAGGATGGCAGGCATCTTTTCGGTTATCTATGGCAGGGTTCTGTTCAAGGAGCGCGGCATCAGCTACCGCCTGGCAGGCACACTGATCATGACCGCCGGAGCAGCCGCCATCGTCATCTACGGGTAG
- the mutY gene encoding A/G-specific adenine glycosylase, which produces MDGTRFTRNLLDWYDANRRDLPWRDDPGPYPVWISEIMAQQTQMDRVVEYHRRWMRHYPDPEALAKAPEEAVLKSWEGLGYYNRARNIRKAAARIVDEFGGEFPSDPAVIRSLPGIGEYTAGAIASIAFGQPVPAIDANVLRVFARVLDIDTPIREKAGRGQVEACVRELLPEDRPGDFNQALMELGALVCSRLPDCPVCPVKEHCLAHARGTIGARPVLPPGKDIIRINMATGVLVHEGQALIQKRRPDDVWPGLWEFPGGCLEQGETPEEALVREYREEVELDVVPEEKITVVAYSYTRYRVTMHCYLCRPANGDVPAPVFNAAVEGGFVQPASLADYAFPSGHRRLIDFMRNDLRFAELFRLS; this is translated from the coding sequence ATGGACGGAACACGATTCACCCGAAACCTGCTCGATTGGTACGACGCCAATCGTCGCGATCTGCCTTGGCGCGACGACCCTGGTCCCTATCCCGTCTGGATTTCCGAGATAATGGCCCAGCAGACTCAGATGGACCGAGTGGTGGAATATCACCGGCGCTGGATGCGTCATTATCCCGACCCGGAAGCCTTGGCCAAGGCTCCGGAGGAAGCTGTGCTCAAGTCCTGGGAAGGGCTGGGTTACTACAACCGTGCCAGGAATATTCGCAAGGCTGCCGCACGCATCGTCGATGAGTTCGGCGGTGAGTTCCCTTCAGATCCGGCGGTCATCCGTTCTCTCCCTGGCATCGGCGAATACACGGCCGGTGCCATCGCCAGCATCGCCTTTGGTCAGCCCGTCCCTGCCATTGACGCCAACGTGCTACGTGTTTTCGCTCGCGTTTTGGATATCGATACTCCCATCCGGGAGAAGGCGGGCAGGGGGCAGGTCGAAGCGTGCGTGCGAGAACTGTTGCCCGAGGACCGGCCCGGCGACTTCAACCAGGCGCTCATGGAGCTTGGGGCGCTGGTCTGCTCCCGGCTTCCCGATTGTCCGGTCTGCCCGGTCAAGGAACATTGTCTTGCCCATGCGCGGGGCACCATCGGCGCGCGTCCCGTCCTGCCCCCGGGCAAGGACATCATCCGTATTAACATGGCCACAGGCGTGCTTGTTCACGAGGGACAGGCGCTCATACAGAAGCGCAGGCCCGACGACGTTTGGCCCGGACTGTGGGAATTTCCCGGTGGTTGCCTCGAACAGGGAGAAACCCCTGAGGAGGCGCTCGTGCGGGAATACCGTGAAGAGGTGGAGCTGGACGTGGTCCCCGAGGAGAAGATCACGGTGGTGGCTTATTCCTACACGCGTTATCGGGTGACCATGCATTGCTACCTGTGCCGTCCGGCCAACGGGGATGTTCCGGCTCCGGTTTTCAACGCGGCGGTGGAAGGTGGGTTTGTGCAACCTGCGTCCCTGGCGGATTATGCCTTCCCCTCCGGGCATCGTCGGCTCATCGATTTCATGCGCAACGATTTGCGTTTCGCTGAATTGTTCCGTCTCTCCTGA